One segment of uncultured Jannaschia sp. DNA contains the following:
- the betI gene encoding transcriptional regulator BetI: MRTQPEPVRRAALAEAAIAEIGARGSLDVTVATIAKRAGMSPALAHHYFGSKDRMLVAAMRHILRDLGASVRAELAGAKTPKDRLDAIVAACLAPRTFERDIVAAWLTFYVHAQHDAGTRQLLHVYQRRLRSNLIHAARPLTHQPERLAETVGALIDGLYVRHALSDTDPAAAIALVRDTIRKALR; the protein is encoded by the coding sequence ATGCGCACCCAGCCCGAACCTGTCCGCCGCGCCGCTTTGGCCGAGGCCGCCATCGCCGAGATCGGCGCGCGCGGATCGCTGGACGTGACCGTCGCGACGATCGCGAAGCGCGCCGGCATGTCGCCCGCATTGGCGCATCACTATTTCGGATCGAAGGACCGGATGCTGGTGGCCGCGATGCGGCACATCCTGCGCGATCTCGGTGCCAGCGTCCGCGCCGAACTGGCCGGAGCGAAGACGCCCAAGGACCGGCTCGACGCAATCGTCGCCGCATGCCTCGCGCCCCGCACCTTCGAGCGCGACATCGTCGCCGCCTGGCTGACCTTCTACGTCCACGCCCAGCATGATGCCGGGACCCGGCAGCTTCTGCATGTCTACCAGCGGCGCCTGCGGTCGAACCTGATCCATGCCGCGCGACCGCTCACCCACCAGCCCGAACGCCTGGCCGAGACGGTCGGCGCGCTGATCGACGGGCTCTACGTGCGCCACGCGCTGTCGGACACCGATCCCGCCGCGGCCATCGCACTCGTCCGGGACACCATCCGGAAGGCCCTGCGATGA